Proteins encoded together in one bacterium CG_4_10_14_0_2_um_filter_33_32 window:
- a CDS encoding response regulator, giving the protein MPKASSKRKRILIVEDDVALRNVYEMRLKLDGYDVIVAGDGEEGLSIAVKEKPDLVMLDLMMPKISGMDVLDILKSTPETKKISVIILTALTQESVKTKGFVFGADDFMVKSESKLEEIVGKVKSLLK; this is encoded by the coding sequence ATGCCTAAGGCGAGTTCGAAGAGGAAAAGGATTTTAATCGTTGAGGACGATGTTGCTCTTCGTAATGTATATGAAATGCGTTTAAAGCTTGATGGTTATGACGTAATCGTTGCCGGTGATGGGGAAGAGGGTTTATCTATTGCAGTGAAAGAAAAGCCCGACTTGGTTATGCTTGACTTAATGATGCCTAAAATTTCTGGAATGGATGTATTGGACATTTTAAAATCAACTCCTGAAACTAAAAAAATCTCCGTTATTATTCTAACAGCCTTAACCCAGGAATCAGTTAAAACTAAAGGGTTTGTTTTTGGAGCTGATGATTTTATGGTTAAGTCTGAATCAAAGTTAGAAGAAATCGTAGGAAAAGTTAAATCTTTACTTAAATAG